The following are from one region of the Haliaeetus albicilla chromosome 24, bHalAlb1.1, whole genome shotgun sequence genome:
- the BAP1 gene encoding ubiquitin carboxyl-terminal hydrolase BAP1 isoform X2, with product MNKGWLELESDPGLFTLLVEDFGVKGVQVEEIYDLQSKCQGPVYGFIFLFKWIEERRSRRKVSTLVDETSVIDDDIVNNMFFAHQLIPNSCATHALLSVLLNCNNVDLGPTLSRMKDFTKGFSPESKGYAIGNAPELAKAHNSHARPEPRHLPEKQNGISAVRTMEAFHFVSYVPIKGRLFELDGLKVYPIDHGPWADDEEWTDKARRVIMERIGLATAGEPYHDIRFNLMAVVPDRRMKYESKLHILKMNRQTVLEALQQLIRVTQPELIQTQKSQESQPPEEAKPPSSKTVTPESTHPDGTDEPTSQGHPAATQSPPNKSKPVAKTSASSINGAPPANPNPIVQRLPAFLDNHNYAKSPMQEEEDLAAGVGRSRVPVRQHQQYSDDEDDYDDDEEEEVRNTNSAIRYKRKGQVKQEHMAGAADGQLSVLQPNTINVLAEKLKESQKDLSIPLSIKTSGGGAAVAVVTHSQPSPTPSNESTDTASEIGSAFNSPLRSPIRSANPTRPSSPVTSHISKVLFGEEDGLLRVDCMRYNRAVRDLGPVISTGLLHLTEDGVFCPLAVADGGKSSPPSIKPGEEAPVAIKLDEKEGSEASDSKEKELLALLKCVEAEIANYEACLKEEVEKRKKFKIDDQRRTHNYDEFICTFISMLAQEGMLASLVEQNISVRRRQGVSIGRLHKQRKPDRRKRSRPYKAKRQ from the exons ATGAATAAGGGCTGGCTGGAGCTGGAGAGCGACCCCG GTCTCTTCACACTCCTGGTTGAAGATTTTG GGGTCAAGGGAGTGCAGGTTGAAGAGATTTATGATCTGCAGAGCAAATGCCAAGG CCCTGTGTATGGGTTCATCTTCCTGTTCAAGTGGATTGAGGAGCGCAGATCACGCCGGAAGGTCTCTACCCTGGTGGATGAGACGTCGGTGATCGATGATGACATCGTTAATAACATGTTCTTTGCTCACCAG CTGATCCCCAATTCCTGTGCCACCCATGCCCTGCTGAGCGTCCTCCTGAACTGCAACAATGTCGACCTGGGCCCTACGTTGAGCCGCATGAAGGATTTCACCAAAGGATTTAGCCCTGAG AGTAAAGGCTATGCCATTGGCAACGCTCCAGAGCTCGCCAAGGCCCATAACAGCCATGCCAG GCCAGAGCCACGGCACTTGCCGGAAAAACAGAATGGTATCAGCGCTGTGCGAACCATGGAGGCTTTTCATTTTGTCAGTTATGTCCCCATCAAGGGACGGCTGTTTGAGCTGGATGGGCTGAAGGTCTATCCCATTGACCATG GGCCGTGGGCTGACGACGAGGAATGGACGGACAAAGCCAGGAGAGTAATCATGGAGCGCATCGGCCTGGCCACTGCAGG GGAGCCGTACCATGACATCCGCTTCAACCTGATGGCGGTGGTGCCTGATCGGAGGATGAAGTACGAGTCCAAACTGCACATCCTGAAGATGAACCGCCAGACTGTGCTGGAGGCCTTGCAGCAG CTTATCCGAGTAACTCAGCCTGAGCTGATCCAGACGCAGAAGTCTCAGGAGTCTCAGCCTCCTGAAGAGGCAAAGCCGCCCAGCAGCAAGACCGTGACTCCAGAGAGCACCCATCCAG ACGGCACCGACGAGCCCACCAGCCAGGGCCACCCTGCAGCCACGCAGAGCCCACCCAACAAATCCAAACCGGTGGCAAAGACGTCAGCGAGCAGTATCAACGGGGCACCTCCAGCAAACCCCAACCCCATCGTGCAGAGGTTGCCAGCCTTCCTGGATAATCACAACTACGCCAAATCCCCCATGCAG gaggaggaagacctTGCGGCCGGAGTGGGTCGCAGCCGAGTCCCAGTCCGGCAGCACCAGCAGTACTCGGACGATGAGGATGACTACGATGatgatgaggaggaggaagttcGTAACACCAACTCGGCCATCAG GTACAAAAGGAAAGGGCAGGTAAAGCAAGAGCACATGGCGGGGGCTGCGGATGGCCAGCTCTCCGTCCTCCAGCCCAACACCATCAACGTCCTGGCTGAGAAGCTGAAGGAATCTCAAAAGGATCTTTCCATTCCCCTGTCCATCAAGACGAGCGGCGGGGGCGCCGCCGTGGCTGTGGTCACCCACTCCcagccctctcccacccccagcAACGAGAGCACGGACACCGCCTCTGAGATCGGCAGCGCCTTCAACTCCCCGCTGCGCTCTCCCATCCGCTCGGCCAACCCCACCCGCCCCTCCAGCCCCGTCACCTCCCACATCTCCAAGGTGCTCTTCGGCGAGGAGGATGGCCTGCTGCGTGTCGACTGCATGCGCTACAACCGGGCTGTCAGGGACCTGGGGCCCGTTATCAGCACCGGGCTGCTGCACCTCACGGAGGACGGTGTGTTCTGCCCACTGGCTGTTGCAG atggggggaaaagCTCCCCCCCTTCCATCAAACCCGGTGAAGAGGCCCCGGTTGCAATCAAACTGGACGAGAAGGAGGGCAGTGAGGCCAGTGACAGCAAAGAGAAG gagctgctggcactgctgaagtGCGTGGAGGCAGAGATTGCGAACTACGAGgcctgcctgaaggaggaggtggagaagaggaagaaattcaAG ATCGATGACCAGAGGAGAACCCACAACTACGACGAGTTCATCTGTACCTTCATCTCCATGCTGGCCCAGGAAG GCATGCTGGCAAGCCTCGTGGAGCAGAACATCTCTGTCCGCAGGCGGCAGGGAGTCAGTATCGGCCGTCTGCACAAGCAGAGGAAGCCAGACCGCCGGAAACGCTCCCGCCCATATAAAGCCAAGCGTCAGTAG
- the LOC138690914 gene encoding HAUS augmin-like complex subunit 3 → MFSQRYSQAFPLDTVNRGAEFVATLRLVYPHADKLCGKDFDWLFDCPQTKQFLEWFCSTVGEENLLSPAEVEAYDALLAAGKPILEGDALEQALQMCHQVLQLPSMIPDDESLSSEALQQELQELKDYRDRQLWRHSKLQVWAANLQRELRCLEEEEEVVKQDLRKAQMDLEVEAFQTRAVLSQISKAAKQLAEWHGDVGKGRLPALMCEMDLGPYLELEQQATNMFEGFIQWVLPGSVQAPDAQGKSAQGKSSLKERLEAATQMDSDWNILEGRRGAPYQECANTPWGVAAVRQGILVRGSKAELLVEGRNGREVLSMGDEEERDSSQEATERVDVEQTTMPKSLGTDGDELLEDQDHYWKELSRMEKAHICAQREVIVMSAKVEGNCAALEWAQRTLEALKENQHVVEVELRSQAATLQKQLHALRCDITQILTHRLPPLLKAEACLSRLPILQRQLSLEAAHLQYIARRQEEAAAWLASQHSRLDLLELQLKWERKELDQKASQLGEMKTAMGEARTRLQEQQDYFKDASSSQKGCPRVWIDPKDLSAVRLWEMLVGQDWEEQLFHSYEAIAAHCSQLVQDHRVLEAQLAAPMSQLPALESSTEVLYQLLYNSSNQLQLSSPEITDMMQQLITMQDNLYQKLAALLSDLKVKRRSLESPILQTERNLYVYFYCNEDWLREVVEELEKQVSASSKGPVMELPYAKE, encoded by the exons ATGTTCAGCCAGAGATACTCCCAGGCCTTCCCACTGGACACGGTCAACAGAGGGGCAGAGTTTGTGGCAACACTGAGGCTGGTCTACCCCCACGCAGACAAGCTGTGTGGGAAGGACTTTGACTGGCTCTTTGACTGCCCTCAGACAAAGCAGTTCCTCGAGTGGTTCTGCAGCACAGTGGGTGAGGAGAATTTACTGAGTCCAGCTGAGGTGGAGGCCTACGATGCCCTGTTGGCTGCAGGCAAGCCCATCCTGGAAGGTGATGCTCTCGAGCAGGCGTTACAGATGTGCCACCAGGTCCTGCAGTTGCCAAGCATGATACCAGATGATGAGAGTCTTTCTTCGGAggccctgcagcaggagcttCAGGAGCTGAAGGACTATCGTGACCGTCAGCTCTGGCGGCACAGCAAGCTGCAGGTTTGGGCAGCAAACCTGCAGCGGGAGCTGAGGtgtttggaggaggaggaggaagtggtGAAGCAGGACTTGAGGAAGGCTCAGATGGACCTGGAAGTAGAAGCCTTCCAAACCAGAGCTGTCCTGAGCCAGATCAGCAAGGCTGCAAAGCAGCTGGCAGAGTGGCATGGGGATGTGGGGAAAGGCCGGCTGCCGGCACTGATGTGCGAGATGGATCTTGGCCCTTACCTAGAGCTAGAACAACAGGCCACCAACATGTTTGAGGGTTTCATCCAGTGGGTCCTACCAGGGAGTGTCCAAGCTCCAGATGCTCAGGGAAAAAGTGCACAGGGAAAGAGCAGCCTGAAGGAAAGGCTGGAGGCTGCGACACAGATGGACTCAGACTGGAACATactggaaggaagaagaggagctCCTTATCAAGAGTGTGCAAACACACCATGGGGGGTGGCAGCAGTAAGACAAGGAATACTGGTCCGAGGCTCAAAGGCAGAGCTGCTAGTGGAGGGGAGGAATGGAAGAGAGGTGTTGAGCATGGGGGatgaggaagagagagataGCAGTCAGGAAGCCACAGAGAGAGTGGATGTCGAGCAAACAACAATGCCGAAAAGCCTTGGGACTGATGGAGATGAGCTACTGGAGGACCAAGACCACTACTGGAAGGAGCTAAGCCGAATGGAGAAAGCGCATATCTGTGCCCAGAGGGAGGTTATAGTCATGTCAGCAAAAGTGGAAGGCAACTGTGCTGCGCTGGAGTGGGCCCAGAGGACTCTGGAAGCTCTCAAGGAGAACCAG CATGTAGTTGAGGTGGAGCTCCGGAGTCAGGCTGCCACACTTCAGAAGCAGCTTCATGCCCTGCGTTGCGACATCACACAGATCCTGACCCACCGGCTGCCACCCCTGCTGAAGGCAGAGGCCTGCCTCTCTCGCCTGCCCATCCTGCAGAGGCAgctcagcctggaagctgcCCATCTGCAGTACATTGccaggaggcaggaggaggcagctgcctggctgGCAAGCCAGCACAGCCGCCTGGATCTGCTGGAGCTCCAGCTGaaatgggagagaaaggagttggACCAGAAGGCTTCTCAGCTGGGGGAGATGAAAACTGCTATGGGGGAAGCCCGGAccaggctgcaggagcagcaggactACTTCAAGGATGCCAGCTCTTCCCAGAAAGGTTGTCCACGCGTATGGATAGACCCCAAAGACCTCTCTGCTGTACG actctgggagatgctggtgggGCAAGATTGGGAGGAGCAGCTCTTCCACAGCTATGAGGCCATAGCAGCCCATTGCTCCCAGTTGGTTCAGGACCATAGGGTGCTGGAAGCACAGCTGGCAGCTCCTAtgtcccagctccctgccctggAGTCCTCCACAGAGGTGCTCTACCAGCTGCTGTACAACAGCTCCAACCAGCTGCAGCTCTCCTCTCCG GAGATCACAGACATGATGCAGCAACTGATCACCATGCAGGACAACCTCTACCAAAAGCTGGCAGC
- the BAP1 gene encoding ubiquitin carboxyl-terminal hydrolase BAP1 isoform X1, protein MNKGWLELESDPGLFTLLVEDFGVKGVQVEEIYDLQSKCQGPVYGFIFLFKWIEERRSRRKVSTLVDETSVIDDDIVNNMFFAHQLIPNSCATHALLSVLLNCNNVDLGPTLSRMKDFTKGFSPESKGYAIGNAPELAKAHNSHARPEPRHLPEKQNGISAVRTMEAFHFVSYVPIKGRLFELDGLKVYPIDHGPWADDEEWTDKARRVIMERIGLATAGEPYHDIRFNLMAVVPDRRMKYESKLHILKMNRQTVLEALQQLIRVTQPELIQTQKSQESQPPEEAKPPSSKTVTPESTHPDGTDEPTSQGHPAATQSPPNKSKPVAKTSASSINGAPPANPNPIVQRLPAFLDNHNYAKSPMQEEEDLAAGVGRSRVPVRQHQQYSDDEDDYDDDEEEEVRNTNSAIRYKRKGQVKQEHMAGAADGQLSVLQPNTINVLAEKLKESQKDLSIPLSIKTSGGGAAVAVVTHSQPSPTPSNESTDTASEIGSAFNSPLRSPIRSANPTRPSSPVTSHISKVLFGEEDGLLRVDCMRYNRAVRDLGPVISTGLLHLTEDGVFCPLAVADGGKSSPPSIKPGEEAPVAIKLDEKEGSEASDSKEKVGLGRTSDHPGGEKYSPKELLALLKCVEAEIANYEACLKEEVEKRKKFKIDDQRRTHNYDEFICTFISMLAQEGMLASLVEQNISVRRRQGVSIGRLHKQRKPDRRKRSRPYKAKRQ, encoded by the exons ATGAATAAGGGCTGGCTGGAGCTGGAGAGCGACCCCG GTCTCTTCACACTCCTGGTTGAAGATTTTG GGGTCAAGGGAGTGCAGGTTGAAGAGATTTATGATCTGCAGAGCAAATGCCAAGG CCCTGTGTATGGGTTCATCTTCCTGTTCAAGTGGATTGAGGAGCGCAGATCACGCCGGAAGGTCTCTACCCTGGTGGATGAGACGTCGGTGATCGATGATGACATCGTTAATAACATGTTCTTTGCTCACCAG CTGATCCCCAATTCCTGTGCCACCCATGCCCTGCTGAGCGTCCTCCTGAACTGCAACAATGTCGACCTGGGCCCTACGTTGAGCCGCATGAAGGATTTCACCAAAGGATTTAGCCCTGAG AGTAAAGGCTATGCCATTGGCAACGCTCCAGAGCTCGCCAAGGCCCATAACAGCCATGCCAG GCCAGAGCCACGGCACTTGCCGGAAAAACAGAATGGTATCAGCGCTGTGCGAACCATGGAGGCTTTTCATTTTGTCAGTTATGTCCCCATCAAGGGACGGCTGTTTGAGCTGGATGGGCTGAAGGTCTATCCCATTGACCATG GGCCGTGGGCTGACGACGAGGAATGGACGGACAAAGCCAGGAGAGTAATCATGGAGCGCATCGGCCTGGCCACTGCAGG GGAGCCGTACCATGACATCCGCTTCAACCTGATGGCGGTGGTGCCTGATCGGAGGATGAAGTACGAGTCCAAACTGCACATCCTGAAGATGAACCGCCAGACTGTGCTGGAGGCCTTGCAGCAG CTTATCCGAGTAACTCAGCCTGAGCTGATCCAGACGCAGAAGTCTCAGGAGTCTCAGCCTCCTGAAGAGGCAAAGCCGCCCAGCAGCAAGACCGTGACTCCAGAGAGCACCCATCCAG ACGGCACCGACGAGCCCACCAGCCAGGGCCACCCTGCAGCCACGCAGAGCCCACCCAACAAATCCAAACCGGTGGCAAAGACGTCAGCGAGCAGTATCAACGGGGCACCTCCAGCAAACCCCAACCCCATCGTGCAGAGGTTGCCAGCCTTCCTGGATAATCACAACTACGCCAAATCCCCCATGCAG gaggaggaagacctTGCGGCCGGAGTGGGTCGCAGCCGAGTCCCAGTCCGGCAGCACCAGCAGTACTCGGACGATGAGGATGACTACGATGatgatgaggaggaggaagttcGTAACACCAACTCGGCCATCAG GTACAAAAGGAAAGGGCAGGTAAAGCAAGAGCACATGGCGGGGGCTGCGGATGGCCAGCTCTCCGTCCTCCAGCCCAACACCATCAACGTCCTGGCTGAGAAGCTGAAGGAATCTCAAAAGGATCTTTCCATTCCCCTGTCCATCAAGACGAGCGGCGGGGGCGCCGCCGTGGCTGTGGTCACCCACTCCcagccctctcccacccccagcAACGAGAGCACGGACACCGCCTCTGAGATCGGCAGCGCCTTCAACTCCCCGCTGCGCTCTCCCATCCGCTCGGCCAACCCCACCCGCCCCTCCAGCCCCGTCACCTCCCACATCTCCAAGGTGCTCTTCGGCGAGGAGGATGGCCTGCTGCGTGTCGACTGCATGCGCTACAACCGGGCTGTCAGGGACCTGGGGCCCGTTATCAGCACCGGGCTGCTGCACCTCACGGAGGACGGTGTGTTCTGCCCACTGGCTGTTGCAG atggggggaaaagCTCCCCCCCTTCCATCAAACCCGGTGAAGAGGCCCCGGTTGCAATCAAACTGGACGAGAAGGAGGGCAGTGAGGCCAGTGACAGCAAAGAGAAGGTGGGACTTGGCAGGACCAGTGATCACCCTGGGGGGGAAAAGTATTCTCCCAAG gagctgctggcactgctgaagtGCGTGGAGGCAGAGATTGCGAACTACGAGgcctgcctgaaggaggaggtggagaagaggaagaaattcaAG ATCGATGACCAGAGGAGAACCCACAACTACGACGAGTTCATCTGTACCTTCATCTCCATGCTGGCCCAGGAAG GCATGCTGGCAAGCCTCGTGGAGCAGAACATCTCTGTCCGCAGGCGGCAGGGAGTCAGTATCGGCCGTCTGCACAAGCAGAGGAAGCCAGACCGCCGGAAACGCTCCCGCCCATATAAAGCCAAGCGTCAGTAG